One part of the Tachysurus vachellii isolate PV-2020 chromosome 6, HZAU_Pvac_v1, whole genome shotgun sequence genome encodes these proteins:
- the tmem176 gene encoding transmembrane protein 176, with protein sequence MALTVSSDLSVSVTTDQNVNKLTDMQEVLKRRIQKGESKSLGISQVMLGFMIISYSVPLLSSEFTEVVMFGVPWWSGISFVIAGTVALIMEKHSSVSLVFICMVLTLFAAVISVIAIIIYMVDIVNHPQTTCQSNTMPKCGVEYHLTRLNVEVKSILMSLSMVQTGIASAFALILYRERQNFNNYMFVN encoded by the exons ATGGCACTGACGGTGTCAAGTGACTTGTCTGTGTCTGTAACTACAGACCAGAATGTTAATAAATTAACAGACATGCAGGAGGTACTTAAAAGGAGAATACAGAAAGGAGAATCAAAATCATTGGGG ATTTCCCAGGTCATGCTTGGATTTATGATCATCTCTTACTCTGTGCCACTGCTCTCTTCCGAATTCACAGAGGTTGTCATGTTTGGTGTGCCGTGGTGGAGTGGTATATCC tttgtCATTGCAGGTACTGTTGCTCTTATAATGGAAAAACATAGCAGTGTTTCTTTG GTCTTTATATGCATGGTGTTGACACTGTTCGCTGCAGTCATCTCGGTCATTGCAATAATTATCTACATGGTTGATATTGTGAACCACCCTCAGACTACTTGCCAGAGCAACACAATGCCTAAATGTGGTGTAGAATATCATCTCACG AGACTCAATGTAGAAGTGAAGTCAATTCTCATGTCCCTCAGCATGGTTCAAACTGGCATCGCTTCTGCTTTTGCATTAATTCTGTACAGAGAAAGGCAAAATTTTAACAACTACATG TTTGTGAATTAA
- the si:dkey-9i23.16 gene encoding uncharacterized protein si:dkey-9i23.16 has product MADSQSVPPCKLHRLFRVYDPEVVAVMTILLGLFQMLLGLPTYYMSVNIKVLHVCPVVVGAAFVAGGAFAMACERAPSRQLMKSCVYASAFGLLVGLCAIIIYAYAVNDIKSVESVCELNEGRRIGCQKDLVTEYFISVSALLLIYDIGALTLQGLILFSAMKGLKTS; this is encoded by the exons atGGCAGACTCACAGAGTGTACCACCATGCAAACTGCATCGTCTGTTCAGGGTTTATGATCCTGAGGTTGTAGCG GTTATGACAATATTACTTGGACTGTTCCAAATGCTTCTGGGACTTCCAACTTACTACATGAGCGTCAACATAAAAGTACTACATGTGTGCCCAGTTGTTGTCGGAGCAGCA TTTGTAGCTGGTGGAGCATTTGCAATGGCATGTGAAAGAGCTCCTAGCAGGCAGCTg atgAAATCCTGTGTTTATGCCAGTGCCTTTGGGCTGTTGGTGGGATTGTGTGCCATTATTATTTATGCCTATGCAGTCAATGACATAAAATCTGTAGAATCTGTTTGTGAACTCAACGAAGGTCGGCGAATTGGTTGTCAAAAAGATCTTGTCACT GAATATTTCATATCAGTCTCTGCATTGCTTTTGATTTATGACATCGGAGCACTCACCCTTCAAggtctcattttattttcagctaTGAAAGGTTTGAAAACAagctga
- the vps37c gene encoding vacuolar protein sorting-associated protein 37C, translated as MEKLQDLRQSELQDLLDNSEGVESMALESDEIQNIQLEREMALASNRSLAEQNLDMKPQLESGRERLVGKYNELEEVRERYKKHCALRDGIMGLVSPEGLFTRLQAEGANTEAESEALADEFLEGSLLLDSFLERFHSLRCLAHRRRVCIEKLQEILRQKNQGAGESGVTSEPCSNLEAGSVSLWQQQQPQQQPQQKPTVSNNQPNCALPYTPYPVSPPSQPCSASTAAPSNPTGAFQPYSNHSTAFTPSSGYPAARPAFAPSTCPYPAQSAFPAPQGPPFGQFGPSNAPYPSPYPYGGYSYPMGSHMPPSQSPTGRPLYRPGFGVPQPYS; from the exons ATGGAGAAGCTTCAGGATCTCAGACAATCCGAGCTACAGGATTTGCTGGATAATTCGGAGGGGGTGGAGTCAATGGCACTGGAGTCCGATGAG ATCCAGAATATTCAACTGGAAAGGGAGATGGCTCTGGCTTCCAACCGCAGCCTGGCTGAACAGAACCTTGACATGAAACCGCAGCTGGAGAGTGGAAGAGAACGGCTAGTAGGGAAATATAATGAACTGGAGGAAGTGAGGGAGAGATACAAAAAGCACTGTGCTCTCAGAG ATGGGATTATGGGCCTGGTGTCACCTGAGGGGTTGTTTACTCGTCTACAGGCAGAGGGCGCCAACACAGAGGCAGAGTCAGAG GCTCTAGCTGATGAATTTCTAGAAGGTTCCTTGTTACTAGACTCATTCCTTGAGCGCTTCCACTCTCTCCGCTGCCTCGCTCACAGAAGACGTGTGTGCATCGAGAAGCTGCAAGAGATTCTACGCCAGAAGAACCAAGGAGCCGGGGAGTCTGGTGTGACGTCAGAGCCGTGCTCCAATCTGGAGGCCGGCTCAGTGTCACTGTGGCAACAGCAGCAACCCCAGCAACAGCCACAGCAGAAACCTACCGTGAGCAACAACCAACCCAACTGTGCCCTGCCATACACTCCATACCCTGTTTCTCCTCCTAGCCAACCCTGTTCAGCCTCTACAGCCGCCCCTTCCAACCCCACTGGTGCTTTTCAGCCCTACTCAAACCATTCCACAGCTTTTACTCCATCCTCAGGCTACCCTGCTGCCCGGCCTGCCTTTGCCCCATCCACATGCCCATACCCTGCCCAATCTGCATTTCCAGCTCCCCAAGGTCCTCCTTTTGGGCAGTTTGGCCCTAGTAATGCACCCTACCCCAGCCCGTACCCTTATGGAGGTTATAGTTACCCCATGGGCTCACATATGCCCCCTTCTCAGTCACCTACAGGTAGGCCGCTTTATAGGCCAGGGTTTGGTGTACCACAGCCGTATTCCTGA
- the LOC132847568 gene encoding T-cell surface glycoprotein CD5, with protein sequence MLFSAKLLMDRIFLLVFMPALITADAVTLNTVSSNSSACSNTNCTCNSTTMSTRISPVPKIIYVTLPPIMGRLKVKWEKKKPCQGSIQFSINFTQTSKLCSEKIITPTLGKELCEERRCGEFLGFKHNAEKGYMIHENLTTVNEALCNITVLTCKEESTKELTVYKVITGLLLTLIAVVLLCRFAQPAYIAVHNRFSQKQQNRWIGPTQSQSVSYHRGQGSQPNNNKMKRQSYPGLDRLTVYPSREPSSNRNSDYDSYGF encoded by the exons ATGCTTTTTTCAGCTAAG TTACTGATGGACCGCATTTTTCTGCTGGTGTTCATGCCTGCTCTCATCACTGCTG ATGCAGTTACTCTAAATACGGTTTCATCTAATTCGTCTGCTTGTTCTAATACTAACTGTACTTGCAATTCTACAACTATGTCAACAAGAATCAGCCCTGTGCCCAAGATTATATATGTGACCCTACCGCCTATAATGGGCAGGTTAAAGGTGAAATGGGAAAAGAAAAAGCCGTGTCAGGGCAGCATACAGTTCTCCATAAATTTTACACAAACAAGTAAGCTGTGTTCTGAAAAAATTATCACTCCAACATTGGGTAAAGAGTTATGTGAGGAAAGAAGATGTGGAGAGTTCCTTGGGTTCAAGCACAATGCTGAGAAAGGGTACATGATCCATGAAAACCTAACTACGGTCAATGAGGCTCTGTGTAACATAACAGTCCTTACTTGCAAag AGGAGAGCACCAAAGAACTGACTGTCTACAAAGTAATAACAGGACTGTTACTGACACTGATTGCTGTCGTCCTTCTCTGTCGATTTGCACAGCCAGCGTACATAGCTGTCCACAATAGAT TTTCACAGAAGCAGCAGAATCGCTGGATTGGACCAACACAGAGTCAGAGTG tgtCATATCATAGAGGACAGGGCAGTCagcccaataataataaaatgaagagGCAGTCTTATCCAG GCTTGGATAGACTTACAGTATATCCCAGCAGAGAGCCTTCATCGAACAGGAACAGCGACTATGACTCATATGGTTTTTAA